A segment of the Gammaproteobacteria bacterium genome:
ATGTGTCAGCCCAAACTCCACCTGGGGCCATAGCTTAGTTGGTAGAGCGCCTGCCTTGCACGCAGGAGGTCTGCGGTTCGACCCCGCATGGCTCCACCAAATCTAAATATTTATATTTCATTTAAAAACCTTTTTTTATTCGTAAACGTTCATAACCCTTGTCCAATAGTAAAACATTGTTACGCGCCTACCCAATATTGAATGCAGCCACTGCGACAGGGCGATTTCACTAAAGTTCATAATCCGATCACTTTTTGTAAATATCGAGTATTCAAAGCCGCCCGGGTGCGCTGTAACAAAATGCAGGTATTTGCAGTCTTGTCTTTCTGCAGCAAAGTGAGCACAATTTTTTCATGACCGCTAAATTTTCAGCGGCATATCCTCGATGAATAATGACGTTATCTTCATGCAATCCCACATCTAATTTATAATGTAGTTGATTCTCATTCCATGCAGAGGGAGATATGCGCTGACAAGATGTAATGCTTTTTTCCCACTGGCACGATGAGAAGAGCCACGAGATGTTTTTCCATCAATATGTAGAAATTATTCTTGAAAGAAATTTAATTGACTGGAAATCCATTCACGATAGCATGTTTCAAATTGATGAGGATCTAATAAAGAAAAAACACGCGCTAACGTTAGGTGACTTGGCACGCCGCAGGCAAGATCCGTAAACCGTTTTAACCAACGGTAACGTTCACGTGCGAACAGTTCTATCGATTTCCAGGTGTCGCACCCTGCAATTAAACCGCACAATATAATGAACAAAATCTCATGCAATATGTATTTATTTTTAAAACAAAATAATTCCTTAAGTATATTTGATGATAATACTCTTTTGAGTTCAGTGTTAAACAAAGGAATCGTCTTATGAAATTGCAAAGAAAGTTACAGGAAAGATTTTTTTCTTGTGTGTTTGAGCTAAGACCTCTGATTGAAGCGCTTAATATTGAAGCATTAGATGGCTATTGGGAAGGGTCATTTGAGAAAATAGTAAGACAGCCAGCATGTAGTTATGCTGATTATTCTCGATCTTTGGTGGCGCAGGTTCTTGCTGAAGTACAGAATTGTATTGTCGAAAAGCTTCGATTAATCACTGCCTCTACTGATACTCCTTTGTTGTTAAAAAAAGGTCTGACCATTAAAAACAATAATGTACGTTTTTTTAGTGGCGTGTCCGACTTAGTTGCCGGTAAATATGCCTTACTGTTTATTGATAAAACAACAAAGGCGCGTCGCTTTTTTGTAGCTGATTATGATGGTATTAAAACCTTTCAAATTGGATTTAAGACAGATTCTAGCGCAATAACGCTGGTTAATGCAGCCGCAGCCTATAATGTACATATATTAGCAAGTTTAACACCCTACTTTAGAAGCTTTATTGCCGCATGCCAACCTGAGACAGATATTTTGCAAGCACTTGCCGCAGGTAGAATTGACACTTATTTTCCTGGTGGTTTAGCGCAAGCAGTGATTCATCCAGGCTTAAACCCATCTCAATCACAGGCATTATTTTCATTTACTCGATTAAAGCGTGGTATTCAAGTAATGAAAGGACCTCCGGGTACAGGAAAGACTACAACAATTGTTGAGACGATTTTTATTGAATATCAACAACTTGTTCTTGAGGGGAAAAAGGAACCCATTTTGGTGAGTGGACCTTCTAATAAATCAGTGTCTGTCATTGCACATTCATTTCGCAAAAAACATCCTCAAGTAAAAGTTGTCTTATGTGAACGAGAGCCTATATCAGATGATATGATTGAATCTCTAGTAGAGAATGAAATAAAAAATGTAGATATTATTTTTGCAACTTTATCAAAATCAGGTAGTGCTGTTATTACTAAAGCGATTAAAAAAATTCGTGCTTTAATTATTGATGAGGCAGGACAAGCTTCAGAGCCTGATATGCAGATCCCATTTCAATTAAACCCAGATAAAGTACTGCTTGTGGGGGATGAATGCCAATTACCCCCAACCGTATTATGCAAAAATCCAGAGCAATTTAATTATCA
Coding sequences within it:
- a CDS encoding ISAs1 family transposase: MFIILCGLIAGCDTWKSIELFARERYRWLKRFTDLACGVPSHLTLARVFSLLDPHQFETCYREWISSQLNFFQE